In the Muricauda sp. MAR_2010_75 genome, one interval contains:
- the hemC gene encoding hydroxymethylbilane synthase: MSKIIRIGTRDSELAMWQATTVQQKLEEIGNDTVLVPTKSLGDQVLDKPLYELGVTGIFTKALDVALLKGDIDIAVHSMKDVPTQLPKGIVQAAVLERAVTHDILVHKGSGFLESNQPATIATGSLRRKAQWLNKYPNHKVVDLRGNVNTRLIKLIENDWQGAIFAQAGLERIKLLPKDAIQLDWMIPAPAQGAMLVVAKEEDEFTREALAKLNHSETEIATTIEREFLRTLEGGCTAPIGALAQVKDESVYFEGVVFSLDGKQKIDIKKEVKLSDAPGLGKACAEEVLQKGGDKLMQEIRNENSALH, from the coding sequence ATGAGCAAAATCATCCGCATTGGAACCCGCGACAGCGAACTGGCGATGTGGCAAGCGACCACCGTACAACAAAAGCTGGAAGAAATCGGGAACGATACCGTTTTAGTGCCCACTAAATCCCTTGGAGATCAAGTGTTGGACAAACCGCTTTATGAGCTCGGGGTAACGGGAATTTTCACCAAAGCTCTAGATGTTGCTTTACTCAAAGGAGATATTGATATTGCCGTACACTCCATGAAAGATGTACCTACCCAACTGCCAAAAGGAATTGTGCAAGCGGCCGTATTGGAGCGCGCGGTAACACATGATATTTTGGTTCACAAGGGTTCCGGATTTTTGGAATCCAACCAACCTGCTACTATTGCAACAGGAAGTTTGCGAAGAAAAGCACAATGGCTAAACAAATATCCCAACCATAAAGTGGTGGATTTAAGAGGAAATGTGAACACCAGGCTTATTAAGTTGATTGAAAACGATTGGCAAGGCGCCATTTTTGCCCAAGCTGGATTGGAAAGAATCAAATTGTTGCCCAAAGATGCCATTCAGTTGGATTGGATGATTCCTGCTCCTGCCCAAGGTGCTATGTTGGTGGTTGCCAAAGAAGAGGACGAATTTACCAGAGAGGCATTGGCAAAGCTCAATCATTCAGAAACTGAAATCGCTACTACCATTGAACGTGAGTTTTTGCGCACTTTGGAAGGTGGATGTACCGCCCCAATTGGCGCCCTGGCTCAAGTGAAAGACGAATCCGTTTATTTTGAAGGAGTGGTTTTCTCCTTGGATGGAAAACAAAAAATCGACATCAAAAAAGAAGTAAAACTTTCAGATGCCCCCGGATTGGGTAAAGCATGTGCCGAAGAAGTCTTGCAAAAAGGCGGCGATAAATTGATGCAAGAAATCAGAAATGAAAACAGTGCTCTCCACTAA
- the hemA gene encoding glutamyl-tRNA reductase: MRDYHISKHNSFYAIGLSYKKADAEVRGKFSLDVPAIDHILDKAKEIGIDGLLAISTCNRTELYGFAQHPYQLIKLLCDETHGTVEEFQEVAYVYKNHDAISHMFKVGTGLDSQILGDFEIISQIKQGFYRAKKQDMANPFLERLCNSVIQASKRIKNETELSSGATSVAFASVKYILDNVEDISNKNILLFGTGKIGRNTCENLIKHSNNSHITLINRTREKAEDIAGKFHLTVKDYGDLQTEIRKADILVVATGAQLPTVSKVLIYSKKPLLILDLSVPKNVSDDVKELDNVTLVHLDQLSQITDETLAKRKEYVPKAEAIIEKVKKDFLKWLETRKFAPVINALKDKLNTMKTEEIDFQTKKIEGFDQIQAEIISDRIIQKITKQFANHLKSNEVDTDDSLELIQKVFQLEVHSK; encoded by the coding sequence ATGAGGGACTACCATATTTCAAAACATAATTCCTTCTACGCCATTGGGTTGAGTTACAAGAAGGCGGATGCAGAGGTTAGAGGAAAGTTCAGTCTGGATGTTCCTGCCATTGACCATATTTTGGACAAGGCCAAGGAAATAGGAATTGACGGCCTATTGGCCATTTCTACTTGCAACAGAACCGAACTTTATGGTTTTGCACAACATCCCTACCAACTTATCAAATTGCTTTGCGACGAGACACATGGTACTGTTGAAGAATTTCAAGAGGTGGCCTATGTATACAAAAACCACGATGCCATTTCGCACATGTTTAAAGTAGGCACGGGCCTGGACAGTCAGATTTTGGGTGATTTTGAAATCATCAGTCAAATTAAACAAGGGTTTTATCGGGCCAAAAAACAAGACATGGCCAATCCGTTTCTGGAACGTTTATGCAATTCGGTCATTCAGGCCAGCAAGCGCATCAAAAACGAAACGGAACTTTCTTCAGGTGCCACATCCGTAGCCTTTGCTTCGGTAAAATATATTTTGGACAACGTTGAAGATATTTCCAATAAGAATATCCTATTGTTCGGAACCGGAAAAATTGGCAGGAATACCTGTGAGAACCTAATCAAGCATTCCAACAATTCTCACATTACATTGATCAACAGAACCAGGGAAAAGGCGGAGGACATTGCTGGCAAATTTCATTTAACGGTAAAAGATTATGGTGATCTGCAAACGGAAATCCGGAAGGCCGATATTTTGGTCGTGGCCACAGGAGCTCAATTGCCAACGGTTTCCAAAGTGTTGATCTATTCCAAAAAACCATTGTTGATCTTGGATTTGTCCGTTCCCAAAAATGTGTCGGATGATGTAAAGGAACTGGACAACGTGACCTTGGTTCATTTGGATCAGCTTTCACAGATTACAGATGAGACTTTGGCCAAAAGAAAAGAATACGTTCCCAAAGCAGAAGCCATCATCGAAAAAGTAAAAAAGGACTTCCTAAAATGGTTGGAAACCCGAAAGTTTGCCCCAGTGATCAATGCCCTCAAGGACAAACTGAACACCATGAAGACCGAGGAAATCGATTTTCAGACCAAAAAGATTGAAGGTTTTGACCAAATTCAGGCAGAGATCATCTCAGACCGAATCATTCAAAAAATCACCAAGCAGTTTGCCAATCATCTTAAGAGTAACGAGGTAGACACCGATGACAGTCTAGAACTGATCCAAAAAGTCTTTCAGCTAGAAGTACATTCCAAATGA
- a CDS encoding AraC family transcriptional regulator, whose amino-acid sequence MKPNIAIENIAKGSYDEILVEDGFYILKIQNDTKDFQMIERDIDSSFIQFHFCLKGRSLFNFNEGHYQLEVTEENSLLLYNTQKDLPLNLTVSPNSWLLSVVMTIRKFHSLFSNEADYIPFLSGENQEKKYYSQEVVSPAIAVVLSQLMNYNLHPSIKKLYVKGKVYELISLYFNKTEEADLEQCPFLADEDNVRRIKMAKEIMISRMAEPPTLAELSAEIGLSLKKLKEGFKQIYGDSVYGFLFDYKMEYARKMLETGKHNVNEVGLKVGYSTASHFITSFKKKYGTTPKKYLTSNT is encoded by the coding sequence ATGAAACCAAATATAGCTATTGAAAATATCGCCAAAGGTTCCTATGATGAGATTTTGGTGGAAGATGGATTTTATATCCTTAAAATTCAGAACGATACAAAGGATTTTCAGATGATTGAACGGGATATTGACAGTTCCTTTATCCAATTTCATTTTTGTTTGAAAGGTAGATCCCTGTTCAACTTCAATGAAGGACATTACCAGTTAGAAGTTACCGAGGAAAACTCATTGTTGCTCTACAATACCCAAAAGGATCTACCCCTTAACCTAACCGTCTCCCCAAACTCATGGCTACTTTCCGTGGTCATGACCATTCGTAAATTTCATTCCCTATTTTCCAATGAGGCCGATTACATCCCATTTTTAAGTGGGGAAAATCAGGAAAAAAAATACTATTCCCAAGAAGTGGTGTCACCGGCCATTGCGGTGGTGTTGAGCCAGTTGATGAATTACAACCTGCATCCCTCCATTAAAAAACTGTACGTCAAAGGCAAGGTTTATGAACTTATCTCACTCTATTTCAACAAAACCGAGGAGGCCGATTTGGAACAATGCCCCTTTTTGGCCGATGAAGATAATGTTCGCCGGATTAAAATGGCCAAGGAAATCATGATTTCCCGGATGGCCGAACCGCCTACCTTGGCCGAACTTTCTGCCGAAATAGGGTTGAGCTTGAAAAAGTTGAAAGAAGGATTCAAGCAGATTTATGGTGATTCGGTCTATGGTTTTTTGTTCGATTACAAGATGGAATATGCCCGGAAAATGCTGGAAACGGGAAAACACAATGTCAATGAGGTAGGGTTAAAAGTGGGCTATAGCACGGCCAGCCATTTTATCACTTCTTTTAAAAAGAAATACGGTACAACGCCAAAAAAATATTTAACTTCAAACACATAA
- a CDS encoding ThuA domain-containing protein: MRFLFSSLLAICLVVTTFGQDTPKTTETDSVKMPELVMVFTKTVGYRHQSIEKGVQTLRELGRKNGFIALQTESSEDFTPQNLANYKLVVFLSTTLDVLNDQQQRAFESYIKNGGAYLGIHAASDTEFDWPWYGTLVGGYFVNHPNNPNVRSAKIKVVDKSHPSTSHLPDVWSRNDEWYNFKDLNPNVTVLMNLDETTYEGGTNGANHPIAWYHEFDGGRSFYTGGGHTNESFDEPNFRQHLLGAIEWCLKRK, encoded by the coding sequence ATGAGATTTCTTTTTTCATCCTTACTGGCAATTTGCTTGGTGGTTACAACTTTTGGACAAGACACGCCCAAAACCACAGAAACCGATAGTGTAAAAATGCCCGAACTGGTGATGGTTTTTACCAAAACTGTGGGATACCGGCACCAGTCCATTGAAAAAGGGGTGCAAACGTTGCGGGAATTGGGCCGGAAAAACGGGTTCATTGCACTGCAGACAGAATCCTCGGAGGATTTTACACCACAGAATCTGGCCAACTACAAATTGGTGGTTTTTTTGAGCACAACCTTGGATGTGCTGAACGACCAACAACAGCGAGCCTTTGAAAGTTATATAAAAAATGGTGGGGCTTATTTGGGAATTCATGCAGCATCTGATACGGAATTTGATTGGCCCTGGTATGGTACGTTGGTAGGAGGATATTTTGTGAACCATCCCAACAACCCCAATGTGCGAAGTGCAAAAATTAAGGTGGTGGATAAATCGCATCCTTCAACATCCCATCTTCCAGATGTATGGTCCCGCAATGATGAATGGTACAACTTCAAGGATCTAAACCCAAATGTAACCGTATTGATGAACTTGGATGAAACCACTTATGAGGGAGGGACCAATGGAGCCAACCACCCTATTGCCTGGTACCACGAATTTGATGGCGGTAGATCCTTTTACACCGGAGGGGGGCATACCAATGAATCCTTTGATGAGCCCAATTTTAGACAACATTTATTAGGGGCCATCGAATGGTGCCTAAAACGAAAGTAA